From Xenopus tropicalis strain Nigerian chromosome 3, UCB_Xtro_10.0, whole genome shotgun sequence, the proteins below share one genomic window:
- the c1qtnf2 gene encoding complement C1q tumor necrosis factor-related protein 2 isoform X1, translating into MFSGQEHPIMINVLLLLWTVHCSADNLLSSPVKGDPHFLTDTSQLYCSLPGPQGPPGVPGHPGSPGTIGRMGFPGKDGKDGKDGDKGEKGDEAPQGRTGNAGKPGYKGKQGAIGKAGPRGAKGIRGDQGKAGESGTLGFKGKKGDTGMPGPCRCGSKKAKSAFSVAVTKSYPKERLPIKFDKVLMNEGGHYNVSSGKYVCDIPGIYFFTYDITLANKHLAIGLVHNGQYRIKTFDANTGNHDIASGSTIIPLKRGDEVWLQIFYSEQNGLFYDPYWTDSLFTGFLIYPDQEYVDDRRSKGESSVKEASDVS; encoded by the exons AACATCCCATTATGATTAACGTACTATTGCTTCTTTGGACTGtgcattgttctgctgataatcTCCTGAGTAGTCCTGTTAAAGGAGACCCTCACTTCCTGACTGACACTTCCCAGCTGTACTGCAGTTTACCAGGCCCACAAGGTCCACCTGGAGTTCCAGGGCATCCGGGATCTCCTGGAACTATAGGTAGAATGGGGTTTCCAGGAAAAGATGGGAAAGatggaaaagatggagacaaaggagagaaaggagatGAAG CTCCACAAGGTAGAACTGGAAATGCAGGAAAACCAGGATATAAAGGAAAACAAGGAGCCATTGGAAAAGCTGGCCCTAGGGGAGCAAAGGGAATTCGTGGAGATCAAGGAAAGGCTGGGGAGTCTGGAACACTAGGATTTAAGGGAAAGAAAGGAGATACTGGCATGCCAGGACCATGTAGGTGTGGCTCGAAAAAAGCCAAATCAGCCTTTTCTGTTGCAGTAACAAAAAGTTACCCGAAGGAAAGATTGCCTATTAAATTTGACAAGGTCCTTATGAACGAAGGTGGCCATTATAATGTTTCCAGTGGGAAATATGTCTGTGACATACCTGGAATTTATTTTTTCACTTATGATATTACATTGGCCAACAAACACTTAGCTATTGGACTGGTGCACAATGGACAATACAGGATTAAGACGTTTGATGCCAATACTGGAAACCATGATATTGCATCAGGATCCACAATTATTCCACTTAAACGTGGAGATGAAGTATGGCTTCAGATATTCTACTCTGAACAGAATGGACTCTTTTATGACCCGTATTGGACAGATAGTCTATTTACTGGTTTCCTTATTTACCCAGATCAAGAATATGTTGATGATCGAAGGAGTAAAGGTGAAAGCAGCGTAAAGGAAGCATCAGATGTCAGCTGA
- the c1qtnf2 gene encoding complement C1q tumor necrosis factor-related protein 2 isoform X2, with protein sequence MINVLLLLWTVHCSADNLLSSPVKGDPHFLTDTSQLYCSLPGPQGPPGVPGHPGSPGTIGRMGFPGKDGKDGKDGDKGEKGDEAPQGRTGNAGKPGYKGKQGAIGKAGPRGAKGIRGDQGKAGESGTLGFKGKKGDTGMPGPCRCGSKKAKSAFSVAVTKSYPKERLPIKFDKVLMNEGGHYNVSSGKYVCDIPGIYFFTYDITLANKHLAIGLVHNGQYRIKTFDANTGNHDIASGSTIIPLKRGDEVWLQIFYSEQNGLFYDPYWTDSLFTGFLIYPDQEYVDDRRSKGESSVKEASDVS encoded by the exons ATGATTAACGTACTATTGCTTCTTTGGACTGtgcattgttctgctgataatcTCCTGAGTAGTCCTGTTAAAGGAGACCCTCACTTCCTGACTGACACTTCCCAGCTGTACTGCAGTTTACCAGGCCCACAAGGTCCACCTGGAGTTCCAGGGCATCCGGGATCTCCTGGAACTATAGGTAGAATGGGGTTTCCAGGAAAAGATGGGAAAGatggaaaagatggagacaaaggagagaaaggagatGAAG CTCCACAAGGTAGAACTGGAAATGCAGGAAAACCAGGATATAAAGGAAAACAAGGAGCCATTGGAAAAGCTGGCCCTAGGGGAGCAAAGGGAATTCGTGGAGATCAAGGAAAGGCTGGGGAGTCTGGAACACTAGGATTTAAGGGAAAGAAAGGAGATACTGGCATGCCAGGACCATGTAGGTGTGGCTCGAAAAAAGCCAAATCAGCCTTTTCTGTTGCAGTAACAAAAAGTTACCCGAAGGAAAGATTGCCTATTAAATTTGACAAGGTCCTTATGAACGAAGGTGGCCATTATAATGTTTCCAGTGGGAAATATGTCTGTGACATACCTGGAATTTATTTTTTCACTTATGATATTACATTGGCCAACAAACACTTAGCTATTGGACTGGTGCACAATGGACAATACAGGATTAAGACGTTTGATGCCAATACTGGAAACCATGATATTGCATCAGGATCCACAATTATTCCACTTAAACGTGGAGATGAAGTATGGCTTCAGATATTCTACTCTGAACAGAATGGACTCTTTTATGACCCGTATTGGACAGATAGTCTATTTACTGGTTTCCTTATTTACCCAGATCAAGAATATGTTGATGATCGAAGGAGTAAAGGTGAAAGCAGCGTAAAGGAAGCATCAGATGTCAGCTGA